The following coding sequences are from one Bos mutus isolate GX-2022 chromosome 22, NWIPB_WYAK_1.1, whole genome shotgun sequence window:
- the PRRT3 gene encoding proline-rich transmembrane protein 3 — MRRGEQLQGRAQGERGGCQLGAQAHPVRTGSGGLEAQASAWSMAPSPWGCVHGLLLLLPLLSLGASPALGRGLPRPLEDSEPHLAPGAQGKGPLDTERQAFDFFWENPRDESPWNASVPQVPAEEMPERPEDALGPALHGPKAAHGAQKGGLPVTDDLQMARGPISQGWTGPPDSQEPMEQEAPVPYPVGAPHLPFFPTTPRLHLGLATVPPTSGGPGGRVGQLPPSDEGLLAKGKTRVSETFPGDHKGPSPTLVPHPGIVARPGMEEQGGGEEDFQEAAQGPLSTQQGPAAPDTGSVSPAEGASSQEPESQPDLALARSLPPAEEQPVELPKTAGAGEAWEVSFSSPSPKEAHLPDVRGSPGPQPSDLPASETSDGQPKPELAAMNGADPISPQRVRGAVEAPGTPKSLIPGPLDLGPTANRTESPVGSLKPDEAEEWPGRPQSHPPAPPVQAPSTSRRGLIRVTTQRALGQPPPPEPSASSMASVPASSPPTNATAPPLRWGPLRRVLSFSWELHVYGVGVLFLLPALLALASLAAAPAGPRLALVAAVLVLVAGGLRSAYMLTDPYGSQARLGLRAGLVLYNLPFPLLLTALAALTLLGLGAGLPQQLQNPLLLGALALTHGLGLLTTDLLSVRPALNLLAQGLSCAWGAAVALGTLCLCRRRLLDGPRGWDASPGPRLLAVAGALGLLASGLQLAAALWLYPGPGRVGRFSWAWWGVHFWLRLLELTWALTLALAALAAARPRPPTEHACWAKLLRLACPTPSSKSEVPERPNNCYAGPSGVSAGTLDISKSLIRNPAEGGPPATPSSGAWGSATSLSRGPQGGPGLSRSSVGPAPSISELDLRPPSPINLSRSIDAALFREHLVQDSVFRRCGLRCLASPPPGGALRSRRGSHPDAELDGLGSSLLRGRCRSLSDVRVRGPVPPHVVEEADAAASGSSVDSFSRGSLKISWNPWRHGLSSVDSLPLDELPSTVQLLSTPAPAPAPAWSGEPQNGVQPRCKTGDSRSASSDTIEL; from the exons ATGCGGCGTGGAGAGCAGCTTCAGGGACGCGCGCAAGGTGAACGCGGGGGCTGCCAGCTTGGCGCCCAG GCTCATCCGGTGAGGACGGGAAGCGGAGGGCTCGAGGCCCAGGCATCAGCGTGGAGCatggcccccagcccctggggcTGTGTGCATGGCCTCCTGCTGCTGTTGCCCCTGCTGTCCCTGggggccagccctgccctgggccgGGGCCTTCCCAGACCCCTTGAGGACTCAGAACCACACTTGGCCCCTGGAGCCCAAGGCAAGGGCCCTCTTGACACGGAGCGTCAGGCCTTCGACTTCTTCTGGGAGAACCCCCGAGACGAGAGCCCCTGGAATGCCAGTGTCCCCCAGGTCCCTGCTGAGGAGATGCCAGAGAGGCCTGAAGACGCCCTTGGCCCAGCCCTGCATGGACCTAAAGCGGCCCACGGGGCTCAGAAAGGAGGACTCCCGGTGACCGACGACCTCCAGATGGCTCGAGGGCCAATTTCTCAGGGCTGGACAGGACCTCCTGACTCACAGGAGCCTATGGAGCAAGAAGCACCAGTCCCCTATCCAGTGGGGGCACCccaccttcctttcttccccacgACTCCCAGACTCCACCTCGGGCTAGCCACTGTTCCTCCCACATCGGGGGGACCTGGAGGCCGAGTGGGACAGCTGCCGCCTAGTGATGAGGGTCTGTTGGCCAAAGGCAAGACCAGGGTCTCGGAGACATTTCCCGGGGACCACAAGGGTCCTTCCCCAACTCTTGTGCCCCACCCGGGTATTGTGGCGAGGCCGGGGATGGAAGaacagggtgggggtgaggaggacTTCCAGGAGGCAGCTCAAGGCCCCCTCTCCACCCAGCAGGGTCCAGCAGCCCCTGATACTGGCTCAGTGTCACCAGCTGAGGGGGCATCCTCTCAGGAGCCTGAGTCCCAACCAGACCTGGCACTGGCCAGAAGCCTTCCTCCTGCTGAGGAGCAGCCCGTGGAGCTGCCCAAGACGGCTGGAGCTGGGGAGGCCTGGGAAGTCAGTTTTTCAAGTCCCTCCCCCAAAGAGGCTCACCTCCCTGATGTCAGGGGCTCACCAGGACCCCAGCCGTCAGATCTCCCAGCCTCAGAGACTTCTGATGGGCAGCCCAAGCCAG AGTTGGCAGCAATGAATGGAGCAGATCCCATCTCCCCTCAGCGGGTGAGAGGTGCAGTGGAGGCCCCAGGTACCCCCAAGTCCCTCATCCCTGGCCCCTTGGACCTTGGCCCAACTGCAAACCGAACAGAGAGCCCTGTGGGATCCCTGAAGCCAG ATGAAGCCGAGGAGTGGCCCGGGCGCCCCCAAAGCCATCCCCCAGCACCCCCTGTCCAGGCCCCCTCGACGTCTCGCCGGGGCCTCATTCGGGTCACCACGCAGCGCGCCCTGGGCCAGCCACCCCCTCCGGAGCCCTCAGCCAGCTCCATGGCATCagtccctgcctccagccccccTACCAACGCCACGGCACCCCCTCTGCGCTGGGGTCCCCTGCGACGGGTGCTGAGCTTTTCCTGGGAGCTGCACGTTTACGGGGTGGGGGTGCTCTTCCTATTGCCCGCGTTGTTGGCACTGGCCTCGCTGGCAGCCGCCCCTGCTGGGCCCCGGCTGGCACTGGTAGCGGCGGTGCTGGTGCTGGTAGCGGGGGGGCTGCGATCCGCCTACATGCTCACCGACCCGTATGGCTCGCAGGCACGGCTGGGTTTACGCGCCGGCCTCGTGCTCTACAACCTGCCCTTCCCCTTGCTACTCACCGCGTTGGCAGCCCTGACCTTGCTGGGCCTGGGCGCGGGGCTGCCACAGCAGCTGCAGAACCCACTCCTCCTGGGAGCACTGGCGTTGACGCACGGCTTGGGGCTGCTCACCACAGACCTGCTGTCGGTGAGGCCTGCGCTCAACCTTCTGGCCCAGGGCTTATCGTGCGCCTGGGGCGCAGCCGTGGCTCTGGGCACTCTCTGTCTGTGCCGTCGCCGCCTGTTGGACGGGCCGAGAGGCTGGGATGCCAGCCCGGGCCCTAGGCTGCTGGCCGTGGCCGGCGCGCTGGGGCTGCTGGCCAGCGGCTTGCAGCTGGCGGCGGCGCTCTGGCTGTACCCGGGCCCGGGCCGGGTGGGCCGCTTCTCGTGGGCTTGGTGGGGCGTGCACTTCTGGCTGCGCCTGCTGGAGCTGACATGGGCACTCACCCTGGCGCTGGCCGCTCTGGCCGCCGCGCGGCCCAGGCCGCCCACAGAGCACGCTTGCTGGGCTAAGCTGCTGCGCCTGGCGTGCCCAACGCCCTCTAGCAAGAGCGAGGTGCCGGAGCGGCCCAACAACTGCTATGCGGGGCCCAGTGGCGTCAGCGCGGGTACCCTAGACATCAGCAAGAGCCTTATCCGCAATCCAGCGGAGGGTGGGCCTCCAGCCACGCCCAGCTCCGGCGCCTGGGGTTCGGCTACGTCGCTGAGCCGCGGTCCCCAGGGTGGCCCCGGACTGTCCCGCAGCAGCGTGGGGCCGGCGCCGTCAATAAGCGAGCTGGACCTGCGGCCGCCATCACCCATCAACCTGAGCCGCAGCATCGATGCCGCGCTCTTCCGAGAGCACTTGGTCCAAGACAGCGTCTTCCGACGCTGCGGCCTCCGCTGCCTGGCCTCCCCGCCGCCCGGGGGCGCGCTGCGGTCGCGCCGGGGGAGCCACCCCGACGCCGAGCTCGACGGCTTGGGCTCTTCGCTCCTCCGAGGCCGCTGCCGGTCGCTCAGCGATGTGCGCGTGCGCGGCCCGGTCCCGCCACACGTGGTGGAAGAAGCTGACGCGGCGGCTTCCGGCAGCTCCGTGGACAGCTTCTCCCGGGGCTCGCTCAAGATTAGCTGGAACCCGTGGCGCCACGGGCTGTCGTCGGTGGACAGTCTGCCCCTGGATGAGCTGCCCAGCACAGTGCAGCTACTGTCTACACCAGCTCCTGCCCCGGCTCCCGCATGGTCTGGGGAGCCCCAGAATGGGGTCCAGCCTCGCTGCAAGACTGGAGACTCGCGCAGCGCCTCCAGTGACACCATCGAGCTCTGA
- the CRELD1 gene encoding protein disulfide isomerase CRELD1, with amino-acid sequence MAHGPLPLAVAWVPPLPAAESAAGARFTQPRRWEDSCWRPRAGSPAWEKMAPRSSRGIAPAMLCGLSLFLGFPGLVWVQISVPPQSSPHTEPHPCHTCRGLVDSFNKGLERTIRDNFGGGNTAWEEEKLSKYKDSETRLVEVLEGVCSKSDFECHRLLELSEELVESWWFHKQQEAPDLFQWLCSDSLKLCCPSGTFGPSCLPCPGGAERPCGGYGHCEGEGTRGGSGHCDCQAGYGGEACGQCGLGYFEAERNASHLVCSACFGPCARCSGPEESHCLQCKKGWALHHLKCVDIDECGTERASCGADQFCVNTEGSYECRDCAKACLGCMGAGPGRCKKCSPGYQQVGSKCLDVDECETAVCPGENQQCENTEGSYRCICADGYKQMEGICVKEQIPESAGFFSEMTEDELVVLQQMFFGVIICALATLAAKGDLVFTAIFIGAVAAMTGYWLSERSDRVLEGFIKGR; translated from the exons ATGGCACATGGCCCACTGCCATTGGCTGTGGCGTGGGTTCCTCCCCTCCCGGCTGCGGAGTCGGCGGCGGGTGCACGTTTTACGCAGCCGCGGCGTTGGGAAGACAGCTGCTGGCGACCGCGGGCTGG GTCCCCAGCCTGGGAAAAGATGGCCCCAAGATCCTCAAGGGGCATAGCCCCAGCTATGCTCTGTGGTTTGAGCCTCTTCCTTGGCTTCCCAGGCCTGGTCTGGGTCCAAATTTCTGTGCCTCCCCAATCTTCTCCCCACACTGAGCCCCATCCGTGTCACACCTGCCGGGGACTGGTTGACAGCTTCAACAAG GGCCTGGAGAGAACCATCCGGGACAACTTTGGAGGTGGAAACACTGCTTGGGAGGAAGAGAAGTTGTCCAAATACAAAGACAG TGAGACCCGCCTGGTAGAGGTGCTTGAGGGCGTGTGCAGCAAGTCGGATTTCGAGTGCCACCGCCTGCTGGAGCTGAGTGAGGAGCTGGTGGAGAGCTGGTGGTTTCACAA GCAGCAGGAAGCCCCTGACCTCTTCCAGTGGCTCTGCTCAGATTCCCTGAAGCTCTGCTGCCCCTCAGGCACCTTCGGGCCCTCCTGCCTTC CCTGTCCTGGGGGTGCGGAGCGGCCCTGCGGTGGCTATGGCCATTGTGAAGGGGAAGGGACTCGAGGGGGCAGCGGGCACTGTGACTGCCAAGCTGGCTACGGGGGTGAGGCCTGTGGCCAGTGCGGCCTCGGCTACTTTGAAGCGGAGCGCAACGCCAGCCATCTGGTATGTTCGG CTTGCTTTGGCCCCTGTGCACGCTGCTCAGGACCTGAGGAATCACATTGTCTACAGTGCAAGAAGGGCTGGGCCCTGCATCACCTTAAGTGTGTAG ACATTGATGAATGCGGCACGGAGCGAGCCAGCTGTGGAGCTGACCAGTTTTGTGTGAACACGGAGGGCTCCTACGAGTGCCGGG ACTGTGCCAAGGCCTGCCTGGGCTGCATGGGGGCGGGACCCGGCCGCTGTAAGAAGTGTAGCCCTGGCTACCAGCAGGTGGGCTCCAAGTGTCTCG ATGTGGACGAGTGTGAGACGGCGGTGTGTCCGGGGGAGAACCAACAATGTGAGAACACCGAGGGCAGTTACCGCTGCATCTGTGCTGATGGCTACAAACAGATGGAGGGCATCTGTGTGAAGGAGCAGATCCCAG AGTCAGCGGGCTTCTTCTCGGAGATGACGGAGGACGAGCTGGTGGTGCTGCAGCAGATGTTCTTCGGTGTCATCATCTGCGCACTGGCCACACTGGCCGCCAAGGGTGACTTGGTCTTTACCGCCATCTTCATTGGAGCTGTGGCAGCCATGACTGGCTATTGGTTGTCAGAGCGCAGTGACCGTGTGCTGGAGGGCTTCATCAAGGGCAGATAA